The following proteins are co-located in the Larimichthys crocea isolate SSNF chromosome XXIV, L_crocea_2.0, whole genome shotgun sequence genome:
- the rtn4ip1 gene encoding NAD(P)H oxidoreductase RTN4IP1, mitochondrial, translating to MMCSVRTITCLLRLSKSSVSTSVFWHGSQTRLFSTSRTCRTIMPAWVIDKYGSNDVLRFTKNASFPIINYPNEVIVKVSAAGLNPIDVSMRGGYGAATLSMKRDPLNINQSGSEFPLILGRDVSGVIMECGLDVKYFRERDEVWAAIPPWKQGSLAEFVVLSANEVSHKPKSLSHTEAAAMPYVATTAWSALVNTGGLNKDNCAKKRVLILGASGGVGTFAIQMLKAWGAHVTVTCSQNAERFVKGLGADHVVDYTAGPVEEPLSALEKFDLILDNVGGDTERWALNLLKPWTGAKYVTLVTPFLQNTDTLGIADGMMQTAATVATKAFKHLVKGVHYRWGFFAPSGPALDEIREMVDVGQIRPVVEETFSFSQVPQAMEKVEKGHARGKTVVQISKGGDDL from the exons ATGATGTGTTCTGTCAGAACCATCACATGCTTGTTGCGCCTCAGTAAATCAAGTGTGAGCACGTCGGTTTTCTGGCATGGCAGCCAGACGAGACTGTTCAGCACCAGCAGAACCTGCAGGACTATCATGCCTGCGTGGGTTATTGATAAATATGGAAGCAATGATGTGCTGCGGTTCACTAAAAATGCCAGTTTCCCCATCATAAACTACCCCAATGAGGTCATAGTGAAGGTGTCTGCAGCAGGACTGAACCCAATTGACGTCAGCATGAGAG GTGGCTATGGTGCTGCAACGCTGTCTATGAAGAGAGACCCTCTGAATATCAATCAGTCAGGCAGCGAGTTCCCTCTCATCCTGGGAAGGGATGTGTCTGGGGTCATCATGGAGTGTGGCCTGGACGTGAAGTACTTTAGAGAAAGGGATGAG GTGTGGGCAGCTATCCCACCATGGAAGCAGGGCAGCTTGGCTGAGTTTGTGGTGCTGAGTGCCAATGAG GTGTCCCACAAACCAAAGTCACTGAGCCACACCGAGGCAGCAGCCATGCCCTACGTGGCAACCACAGCCTGGTCCGCACTGGTCAACACAGGCGGGCTAAACAAGGACAACTGTGCCAAGAAGAG GGTTTTGATCCTTGGAGCGTCCGGGGGAGTGGGAACGTTTGCTATACAG ATGCTGAAGGCTTGGGGAGCCCACGTGACTGTTACCTGCTCCCAGAATGCTGAGCGGTTTGTGAAGGGACTGGGAGCGGATCATGTGGTTGACTACACCGCTGGACCTGTTGAGGAGCCGCTCAGTGCTCTGGAGAA ATTTGACCTGATTCTGGATAATGTTGGCGGGGACACGGAGCGTTGGGCCCTGAATCTTCTTAAGCCTTGGACTGGAGCCAAGTATGTCACCCTCGTAACACCTTTCCTCCAGAACACCGACACGCTGGGCATTGCTGATGGCATGATGCAGACTGCTGCGACGGTGGCCACAAAAGCATTCAAG CACTTAGTCAAAGGAGTTCATTACCGCTGGGGATTCTTTGCACCCAGTGGTCCTGCATTGGATGAAATAAGGGAAATGGTGGATGTGGGACAG ATCCGGCCTGTGGTGGAAGAGACGTTCAGTTTTTCTCAGGTTCCTCAGGCCATGGAGAAGGTGGAGAAGGGTCACGCCCGAGGAAAGACTGTAGTCCAGATCAGCAAAGGGGGAGATGACTTGTAG